Genomic segment of Bacteroides stercoris ATCC 43183:
ATAAGCTTATGAAAGGCAACCGTAGTCCGTAGCTCCATTTGTTTACCAGGATGCGTTCACCGCGGTACAGTGAGTTTTCCATTCCTGTGGAAGGAATCAGATAGGAAGTTGCAACGCAGCTCCGGAGCAATATCACTGTAAGTATTACTCCGGTCAGGGTAGCTGCAATCTTCCAATTCCTTCTCCGCATAGTGTGTATTGATCGCTAACTTCCGGTCACTGTATTAATGTACCCACTTGAAGATGCGGTTCCAACGGATTTTTCCATCAAACCAACCACGGTCTTTATCTAATGAGAGCCAGACAACGATAGGCTTACCTACTACGTGGTCTTCCGGTACGAAGCCCCAGTAGCGGGAGTCAAGGGAATTATGGCGGTTGTCGCCCATCATCCAATAGTAGTCCAGCTTGAAGGTGTAGGTGTCTGTTTTTTGTCCGTTGATGTAGATACCGTCCGGTTTTTGTTCCAGTGTATTGCCTTCATAAGCTACGATGCAACGTTCGTAAATGGGCAGGTTATCTTTGTTCAGGGTAATGGTCGCACCTTTTTCCGGTATCCAGACTGGACCGTAATTATCCCGTGTCCACTTTGTATAGAGGTTTTGCGGATACATTTGTCCTGAAAGGTTTTCCGGTTCCATGACGATGCGGCTGACCAGTTTTTTATTGCCGGCGAGCGTATCGTACATTTTCTGGGTGAGGGGCAGGTGGTACACCGGAGTCAGTCTGCCTTGAGCATCGCGGCGGTCCAATCCCATCTGCATAAGTCCTTCTTCATAATTGAAGTCATCGGTCATCAGTATCTGGTCGTCGTTACTGATGCCCAATTCGCGAAACATCTCTTCCGGTATGTACGGGCCGGTGGTCTGTACGAAATAGTTGAGCTGCATCTCTTCCGGATTCTCGATGGCTTTTCCGTCGATGTACACTTGTGTATCTTTGATTTGCAGGGTATCTCCCGGCAGGCCGACGCAGCGTTTTACATAGTTCTCGCGGCGGTCGACCGGACGTACCACAATATCACCGTACATTTGCGGATTGGTACGGATCAGATTACGGCCGGCATTGTAATAAAGGTCGTAGACGGTACGCTGCTGGTCGCGCGTCAGACTGTCCATATTGATTTTATTGGGATATACGCGCTGTCCTTCCCTGTAAGCCAGGCTGTAAAAATCTTCTTGCTGTCTGTTAAGCGCTACCGTATCACCCGCAGGAAAGTTGAACACGACAATGTCATTCAGCTTCACTTTTCCGAAACCCGGTACGCGTTTGTATTCCCATTGCGGCCATTCAATGTACGATTTGGTGTTGAATATCGGCAAAGTGTGTTGTGCCAACGGCATGGAAAGCGGTGTGTTCGGTACACGCGGACCGTAGCTCATTTTACTTACATACAGAAAGTCACCCACCAGCAATGATTTTTCCAGTGAAGACGAAGGTATCTGATAGTTCTGGAATATGTAGATATTCACAAAATAAACAGCCACCAAAGCGAATACAATGGCGTCTACCCAACTCATAATGCCACGCACAGCCGGATTCTTGGATTTTTTCCAGAAACTCCAAGGTATTTTCTTGCTGATGTAGATGTCAAATATGAAAGGAAGTACAATCAGTCCCCACCAACTTTTCACCCAGACAAGGAACATCAGGTAGAGCAGGGTAACTATGCCGAATTTGACCCATTGGGCACGTGTTGCTTTTCTCATAATACTTTAGTCTTTTAAAAATGGAAATAAATCGCTCATGCCTAAGAAACCTTGTTTGCCGGCTGTATATTCTGCTGCCAACACAGCTCCCAAAGCAAAGCCGCTGCGGGTCTTGGC
This window contains:
- a CDS encoding S26 family signal peptidase, producing the protein MRKATRAQWVKFGIVTLLYLMFLVWVKSWWGLIVLPFIFDIYISKKIPWSFWKKSKNPAVRGIMSWVDAIVFALVAVYFVNIYIFQNYQIPSSSLEKSLLVGDFLYVSKMSYGPRVPNTPLSMPLAQHTLPIFNTKSYIEWPQWEYKRVPGFGKVKLNDIVVFNFPAGDTVALNRQQEDFYSLAYREGQRVYPNKINMDSLTRDQQRTVYDLYYNAGRNLIRTNPQMYGDIVVRPVDRRENYVKRCVGLPGDTLQIKDTQVYIDGKAIENPEEMQLNYFVQTTGPYIPEEMFRELGISNDDQILMTDDFNYEEGLMQMGLDRRDAQGRLTPVYHLPLTQKMYDTLAGNKKLVSRIVMEPENLSGQMYPQNLYTKWTRDNYGPVWIPEKGATITLNKDNLPIYERCIVAYEGNTLEQKPDGIYINGQKTDTYTFKLDYYWMMGDNRHNSLDSRYWGFVPEDHVVGKPIVVWLSLDKDRGWFDGKIRWNRIFKWVH